The following are encoded in a window of Kogia breviceps isolate mKogBre1 chromosome 10, mKogBre1 haplotype 1, whole genome shotgun sequence genomic DNA:
- the ITIH3 gene encoding inter-alpha-trypsin inhibitor heavy chain H3 isoform X1, producing MAGARGEQRRQALPGGPQSRGEDCPEGSGKNRRASRGRRTGSDLGFYTISLATAACKQMIELRMQSDHQNSGGQLKAATKDAAQASDMGDWETGGATYQAGALEPTKGSLKGRGQEEDLVSGCLRLAGHHLLITVPLPQVVDGIEVYSTKVHCKVTSRFAHNVVTTRAVNHADTAKEVSFDVELPKTAFITNFTLTIDGVTYPGNVKEKEVAKKQYEKAVSQGKTAGLVKASGRKLEKFTVSVNVAAGSKVTFELTYEELLKRHKGKYEMYLKVQPKQLVKHFEITADIFEPQGISTLDAEASFITNDLLSSALTKSFSGKKGHVSFKPSLDQQRSCPTCTDSLLKGDFIITYDVNRESPANVQIVNGYFVHFFAPQGLPVVPKNVVFVIDVSGSMHGRKMEQTKDALLKILEDVKEDDYLNFILFSGGVTTWKDTLVQATPENIQEARKFVMNIRDQGMTNINDALLRGISMLNKAREEFRVPERSTSIVIMLTDGDANVGESRPEKIQENVRNAIGGKFPLYNLGFGNNLNYNFLERMALENHGLARRIYEDSDANLQLQGFYEEVANPLLTDVEVGYPENAILGLTQNTYQHFYDGSEIVVAGRLADEDVNSFKADVKGHGAINDLTFTEKLDRKEMEEALKEQDYIFGNYIERLWAYLTIEQLLEKRKNAHGEEKENFTAQALDLSLKYHFVTPLTSMVVTKPEDNENKTAIADKPGEGPVDAEVIPSMAYLTNSRPPQTPYYVDGDPHFIIQVPEKDDAICFNIDEDPGTVLRLIQDPVTGLTVNGQIIGEKRSSLDSQTRKTYFGKLGIANAQMDFQIEVTLERITLWHGAAQSTFSWLDTVMVTQDGLSVTINRKKNMVVSFGDGVTFVVVLHQVWKKQPIHHDFLGFYVVDSHRMSAQTHGLLGQFFHPFDFEVSDVHPGSDPTKPDATMVVKNHRLTVTRGSQKDYRKDVSVGTNVACWFVHNNGQGLIDGVHSDYIVPNLF from the exons ATGGCTGGAGCACGGGGGGAGCAGAGAAGGCAGGCCCTGCCTGGAGGCCCCCAGAGCCGTGGGGAAGACTGTCCTGAGGGCAGTGGTAAGAACAGGAGGGCTTCACGTGGCAGAAGGACAGGGTCAGATTTGGGTTTTTATACCATCTCACTGGCTACAGCTGCATGTAAACAGATGATAGAGCTAAGGATGCAGAGTGACCATCAGAACAGTGGTGGCCAATTAAAGGCGGCAACCAAGGATGCTGCCCAGGCTTCTGACATGGGTGACTGGGAGACCGGAGGGGCCACTTACCAGGCAGGAGCTTTGGAGCCCACAAAGGGGAGCTTGAAGGGGAGAGGCCAGGAGGAAGACCTGGTTTCCGGGTGCCTCAGGCTGGCTGGTCACCATCTGCTGATCACTGTCCCTCTCCCGCAGGTGGTCGATGGCATCGAAGTCTACAGCACCAAGGTCCACTGCAAGGTGACCTCCCGCTTCGCTCACAATGTCGTCACCACCAGGGCCGTCAACCACGCAGACACTGCCAAGGAGGTTTCTTTCGATGTGGAGCTGCCCAAGACAGCCTTCATCACCAACTTCACCTT GACCATTGATGGTGTTACCTACCCTGGGAACGTCAAAGAGAAGGAAGTTGCCAAGAAGCAGTATGAAAAGGCCGTGTCCCAGGGCAAGACAGCTGGCTTGGTCAA GGCCTCTGGGAGGAAGCTGGAGAAATTCACGGTCTCAGTCAATGTGGCTGCAGGCAGCAAGGTCACCTTTGAGCTAACCTACgaggagctgctgaagaggcacaAGGGCAAGTACGAGATGTACCTCAAGGTCCAGCCCAAGCAACTGGTCAAGCACTTTGAG ATCACAGCAGACATCTTCGAGCCCCAGGGCATCAGTACGCTGGATGCTGAAGCCTCATTCATCACCAATGACCTCTTGAGCAGCGCCCTCACCAAGTCCTTCTCAGGGAAAAAG GGCCACGTGTCCTTCAAGCCCAGCTTGGATCAACAACGTTCATGCCCAACGTGTACTGACTCCCTCCTCAAAGGAGATTTTATCATCACCTATGACGTGAACAGAGAGTCTCCAGCCAACGTGCAG ATCGTCAATGGCTACTTTGTGCACTTCTTTGCACCTCAAGGCCTTCCAGTGGTGCCCAAGAACGTGGTCTTCGTGATTGACGTCAGTGGATCCATGCACGGTCGGAAAATGGAGCAG ACAAAGGATGCCCTCCTCAAAATTCTGGAGGATGTGAAAGAGGATGACTACCTGAATTTCATCCTGTTCAGTGGAGGTGTGACCACTTGGAAAGACACTTTAGTTCAAGCCACTCCTGAGAACATCCAGGAGGCCAGGAAATTTGTGATGAATATTCGTGATCAAGGAA TGACCAACATCAACGATGCGCTGCTGAGGGGCATCAGCATGCTGAACAAGGCCCGGGAGGAGTTCAGAGTCCCGGAGAGGAGCACCTCCATCGTCATCATGTTGACCGACGGGGACGCCAATGTGG GTGAAAGCAGACCTGAAAAAATCCAAGAGAATGTGAGGAATGCCATTGGTGGCAAGTTCCCCTTATATAACCTGGGCTTTGGCAACAATCTGAATTATAACTTCCTGGAGCGTATGGCCCTGGAGAACCATGGGCTTGCCCGCCGCATTTATGAGGATTCCGATGCCAACTTGCAGTTGCAG GGCTTCTATGAGGAGGTGGCCAACCCGCTGCTGACAGACGTGGAGGTGGGGTACCCCGAGAATGCCATCCTGGGCCTCACCCAGAACACTTACCAGCACTTCTACGACGGCTCTGAGATTGTGGTGGCTGGGCGCCTGGCAGATGAGGACGTGAACAGCTTTAAGGCGGACGTGAAGGGCCACGGG gccatCAATGATCTGACATTCACTGAGAAGCTGGACaggaaggagatggaggaggCCCTGAAGGAGCAGGACTACATTTTTGGGAACTACATTGAGCGGCTCTGGGCCTACCTCACCATCGAGCAGCTGCTGGAGAAACG cAAGAATGCCCATGGCGAGGAGAAGGAGAACTTCACAGCCCAGGCCTTGGACCTGTCCCTCAAGTACCACTTCGTGACTCCACTGACCTCCATGGTGGTGACCAAGCCTGAGGACAACGAGAACAAGACAGCCATTGCCGACAAGCCTGGGGAAG ggcCTGTGGATGCAGAAG TGATCCCCTCCATGGCTTACCTGA CCAACTCCAGGCCTCCCCAGACACCCTACTACG TGGATGGGGACCCCCACTTCATCATCCAAGTTCCAGAGAAGGACGATGCCATCTGCTTCAACATCGACGAAGACCCAGGCACAGTGCTGCGCCTCATTCAGGACCCTGTCACAG GCCTCACAGTTAATGGGCAGATCATTGGTGAGAAGAGAAGCAGCCTGGACTCTCAGACCAGAAAGACTTACTTTGGCAAGCTGGGCATTGCCAATGCTCAGATGGACTTCCAGATTGAGGTGACACTGGAGAGGATCACGCTGTGGCATGGGGCTGCACAGAGCACGTTCAGCTGGCTGGACACAGTCATGGTCACACAGGATGG GCTGTCTGTGACGATCAATAGGAAGAAGAACATGGTGGTCTCCTTTGGAGATGGGGTTACTTTTGTGGTTGTCTTGCATCAGGTTTGGAAGAAACAGCCCATCCACCATGACTTCCTGGGCTTCTATGTGGTGGACAGTCATCGGATGTCAGCACAGACACATGGACTGCTGG GACAATTCTTCCACCCCTTTGACTTTGAAGTGTCTGACGTCCACCCAGGCTCTGACCCCACAAAGCCAGATGCCACAATGGTGGTGAAGAACCATCGGCTGACGGTTACCAG gGGCTCCCAGAAGGACTACAGGAAGGACGTCAGCGTTGGCACAAACGTTGCCTGCTGGTTCGTCCACAACAATGGGCAAGGCCTGATTGACGGCGTCCACAGCGACTACATTGTCCCCAACCTGTTCTGA
- the ITIH3 gene encoding inter-alpha-trypsin inhibitor heavy chain H3 isoform X3, giving the protein MSSPPGPSTTQTLPRRFLSMWSCPRQPSSPTSPSFYPCRTIDGVTYPGNVKEKEVAKKQYEKAVSQGKTAGLVKASGRKLEKFTVSVNVAAGSKVTFELTYEELLKRHKGKYEMYLKVQPKQLVKHFEITADIFEPQGISTLDAEASFITNDLLSSALTKSFSGKKGHVSFKPSLDQQRSCPTCTDSLLKGDFIITYDVNRESPANVQIVNGYFVHFFAPQGLPVVPKNVVFVIDVSGSMHGRKMEQTKDALLKILEDVKEDDYLNFILFSGGVTTWKDTLVQATPENIQEARKFVMNIRDQGMTNINDALLRGISMLNKAREEFRVPERSTSIVIMLTDGDANVGESRPEKIQENVRNAIGGKFPLYNLGFGNNLNYNFLERMALENHGLARRIYEDSDANLQLQGFYEEVANPLLTDVEVGYPENAILGLTQNTYQHFYDGSEIVVAGRLADEDVNSFKADVKGHGAINDLTFTEKLDRKEMEEALKEQDYIFGNYIERLWAYLTIEQLLEKRKNAHGEEKENFTAQALDLSLKYHFVTPLTSMVVTKPEDNENKTAIADKPGEGPVDAEVIPSMAYLTNSRPPQTPYYVDGDPHFIIQVPEKDDAICFNIDEDPGTVLRLIQDPVTGLTVNGQIIGEKRSSLDSQTRKTYFGKLGIANAQMDFQIEVTLERITLWHGAAQSTFSWLDTVMVTQDGLSVTINRKKNMVVSFGDGVTFVVVLHQVWKKQPIHHDFLGFYVVDSHRMSAQTHGLLGQFFHPFDFEVSDVHPGSDPTKPDATMVVKNHRLTVTRGSQKDYRKDVSVGTNVACWFVHNNGQGLIDGVHSDYIVPNLF; this is encoded by the exons ATGTCGTCACCACCAGGGCCGTCAACCACGCAGACACTGCCAAGGAGGTTTCTTTCGATGTGGAGCTGCCCAAGACAGCCTTCATCACCAACTTCACCTT CTTTCTATCCCTGCAGGACCATTGATGGTGTTACCTACCCTGGGAACGTCAAAGAGAAGGAAGTTGCCAAGAAGCAGTATGAAAAGGCCGTGTCCCAGGGCAAGACAGCTGGCTTGGTCAA GGCCTCTGGGAGGAAGCTGGAGAAATTCACGGTCTCAGTCAATGTGGCTGCAGGCAGCAAGGTCACCTTTGAGCTAACCTACgaggagctgctgaagaggcacaAGGGCAAGTACGAGATGTACCTCAAGGTCCAGCCCAAGCAACTGGTCAAGCACTTTGAG ATCACAGCAGACATCTTCGAGCCCCAGGGCATCAGTACGCTGGATGCTGAAGCCTCATTCATCACCAATGACCTCTTGAGCAGCGCCCTCACCAAGTCCTTCTCAGGGAAAAAG GGCCACGTGTCCTTCAAGCCCAGCTTGGATCAACAACGTTCATGCCCAACGTGTACTGACTCCCTCCTCAAAGGAGATTTTATCATCACCTATGACGTGAACAGAGAGTCTCCAGCCAACGTGCAG ATCGTCAATGGCTACTTTGTGCACTTCTTTGCACCTCAAGGCCTTCCAGTGGTGCCCAAGAACGTGGTCTTCGTGATTGACGTCAGTGGATCCATGCACGGTCGGAAAATGGAGCAG ACAAAGGATGCCCTCCTCAAAATTCTGGAGGATGTGAAAGAGGATGACTACCTGAATTTCATCCTGTTCAGTGGAGGTGTGACCACTTGGAAAGACACTTTAGTTCAAGCCACTCCTGAGAACATCCAGGAGGCCAGGAAATTTGTGATGAATATTCGTGATCAAGGAA TGACCAACATCAACGATGCGCTGCTGAGGGGCATCAGCATGCTGAACAAGGCCCGGGAGGAGTTCAGAGTCCCGGAGAGGAGCACCTCCATCGTCATCATGTTGACCGACGGGGACGCCAATGTGG GTGAAAGCAGACCTGAAAAAATCCAAGAGAATGTGAGGAATGCCATTGGTGGCAAGTTCCCCTTATATAACCTGGGCTTTGGCAACAATCTGAATTATAACTTCCTGGAGCGTATGGCCCTGGAGAACCATGGGCTTGCCCGCCGCATTTATGAGGATTCCGATGCCAACTTGCAGTTGCAG GGCTTCTATGAGGAGGTGGCCAACCCGCTGCTGACAGACGTGGAGGTGGGGTACCCCGAGAATGCCATCCTGGGCCTCACCCAGAACACTTACCAGCACTTCTACGACGGCTCTGAGATTGTGGTGGCTGGGCGCCTGGCAGATGAGGACGTGAACAGCTTTAAGGCGGACGTGAAGGGCCACGGG gccatCAATGATCTGACATTCACTGAGAAGCTGGACaggaaggagatggaggaggCCCTGAAGGAGCAGGACTACATTTTTGGGAACTACATTGAGCGGCTCTGGGCCTACCTCACCATCGAGCAGCTGCTGGAGAAACG cAAGAATGCCCATGGCGAGGAGAAGGAGAACTTCACAGCCCAGGCCTTGGACCTGTCCCTCAAGTACCACTTCGTGACTCCACTGACCTCCATGGTGGTGACCAAGCCTGAGGACAACGAGAACAAGACAGCCATTGCCGACAAGCCTGGGGAAG ggcCTGTGGATGCAGAAG TGATCCCCTCCATGGCTTACCTGA CCAACTCCAGGCCTCCCCAGACACCCTACTACG TGGATGGGGACCCCCACTTCATCATCCAAGTTCCAGAGAAGGACGATGCCATCTGCTTCAACATCGACGAAGACCCAGGCACAGTGCTGCGCCTCATTCAGGACCCTGTCACAG GCCTCACAGTTAATGGGCAGATCATTGGTGAGAAGAGAAGCAGCCTGGACTCTCAGACCAGAAAGACTTACTTTGGCAAGCTGGGCATTGCCAATGCTCAGATGGACTTCCAGATTGAGGTGACACTGGAGAGGATCACGCTGTGGCATGGGGCTGCACAGAGCACGTTCAGCTGGCTGGACACAGTCATGGTCACACAGGATGG GCTGTCTGTGACGATCAATAGGAAGAAGAACATGGTGGTCTCCTTTGGAGATGGGGTTACTTTTGTGGTTGTCTTGCATCAGGTTTGGAAGAAACAGCCCATCCACCATGACTTCCTGGGCTTCTATGTGGTGGACAGTCATCGGATGTCAGCACAGACACATGGACTGCTGG GACAATTCTTCCACCCCTTTGACTTTGAAGTGTCTGACGTCCACCCAGGCTCTGACCCCACAAAGCCAGATGCCACAATGGTGGTGAAGAACCATCGGCTGACGGTTACCAG gGGCTCCCAGAAGGACTACAGGAAGGACGTCAGCGTTGGCACAAACGTTGCCTGCTGGTTCGTCCACAACAATGGGCAAGGCCTGATTGACGGCGTCCACAGCGACTACATTGTCCCCAACCTGTTCTGA
- the ITIH3 gene encoding inter-alpha-trypsin inhibitor heavy chain H3 isoform X2, translating to MASARWPCLILALLSGVAVSGFPRRLCRLLGKRSLPERVVDGIEVYSTKVHCKVTSRFAHNVVTTRAVNHADTAKEVSFDVELPKTAFITNFTLTIDGVTYPGNVKEKEVAKKQYEKAVSQGKTAGLVKASGRKLEKFTVSVNVAAGSKVTFELTYEELLKRHKGKYEMYLKVQPKQLVKHFEITADIFEPQGISTLDAEASFITNDLLSSALTKSFSGKKGHVSFKPSLDQQRSCPTCTDSLLKGDFIITYDVNRESPANVQIVNGYFVHFFAPQGLPVVPKNVVFVIDVSGSMHGRKMEQTKDALLKILEDVKEDDYLNFILFSGGVTTWKDTLVQATPENIQEARKFVMNIRDQGMTNINDALLRGISMLNKAREEFRVPERSTSIVIMLTDGDANVGESRPEKIQENVRNAIGGKFPLYNLGFGNNLNYNFLERMALENHGLARRIYEDSDANLQLQGFYEEVANPLLTDVEVGYPENAILGLTQNTYQHFYDGSEIVVAGRLADEDVNSFKADVKGHGAINDLTFTEKLDRKEMEEALKEQDYIFGNYIERLWAYLTIEQLLEKRKNAHGEEKENFTAQALDLSLKYHFVTPLTSMVVTKPEDNENKTAIADKPGEGPVDAEVIPSMAYLTNSRPPQTPYYVDGDPHFIIQVPEKDDAICFNIDEDPGTVLRLIQDPVTGLTVNGQIIGEKRSSLDSQTRKTYFGKLGIANAQMDFQIEVTLERITLWHGAAQSTFSWLDTVMVTQDGLSVTINRKKNMVVSFGDGVTFVVVLHQVWKKQPIHHDFLGFYVVDSHRMSAQTHGLLGQFFHPFDFEVSDVHPGSDPTKPDATMVVKNHRLTVTRGSQKDYRKDVSVGTNVACWFVHNNGQGLIDGVHSDYIVPNLF from the exons GTGGTCGATGGCATCGAAGTCTACAGCACCAAGGTCCACTGCAAGGTGACCTCCCGCTTCGCTCACAATGTCGTCACCACCAGGGCCGTCAACCACGCAGACACTGCCAAGGAGGTTTCTTTCGATGTGGAGCTGCCCAAGACAGCCTTCATCACCAACTTCACCTT GACCATTGATGGTGTTACCTACCCTGGGAACGTCAAAGAGAAGGAAGTTGCCAAGAAGCAGTATGAAAAGGCCGTGTCCCAGGGCAAGACAGCTGGCTTGGTCAA GGCCTCTGGGAGGAAGCTGGAGAAATTCACGGTCTCAGTCAATGTGGCTGCAGGCAGCAAGGTCACCTTTGAGCTAACCTACgaggagctgctgaagaggcacaAGGGCAAGTACGAGATGTACCTCAAGGTCCAGCCCAAGCAACTGGTCAAGCACTTTGAG ATCACAGCAGACATCTTCGAGCCCCAGGGCATCAGTACGCTGGATGCTGAAGCCTCATTCATCACCAATGACCTCTTGAGCAGCGCCCTCACCAAGTCCTTCTCAGGGAAAAAG GGCCACGTGTCCTTCAAGCCCAGCTTGGATCAACAACGTTCATGCCCAACGTGTACTGACTCCCTCCTCAAAGGAGATTTTATCATCACCTATGACGTGAACAGAGAGTCTCCAGCCAACGTGCAG ATCGTCAATGGCTACTTTGTGCACTTCTTTGCACCTCAAGGCCTTCCAGTGGTGCCCAAGAACGTGGTCTTCGTGATTGACGTCAGTGGATCCATGCACGGTCGGAAAATGGAGCAG ACAAAGGATGCCCTCCTCAAAATTCTGGAGGATGTGAAAGAGGATGACTACCTGAATTTCATCCTGTTCAGTGGAGGTGTGACCACTTGGAAAGACACTTTAGTTCAAGCCACTCCTGAGAACATCCAGGAGGCCAGGAAATTTGTGATGAATATTCGTGATCAAGGAA TGACCAACATCAACGATGCGCTGCTGAGGGGCATCAGCATGCTGAACAAGGCCCGGGAGGAGTTCAGAGTCCCGGAGAGGAGCACCTCCATCGTCATCATGTTGACCGACGGGGACGCCAATGTGG GTGAAAGCAGACCTGAAAAAATCCAAGAGAATGTGAGGAATGCCATTGGTGGCAAGTTCCCCTTATATAACCTGGGCTTTGGCAACAATCTGAATTATAACTTCCTGGAGCGTATGGCCCTGGAGAACCATGGGCTTGCCCGCCGCATTTATGAGGATTCCGATGCCAACTTGCAGTTGCAG GGCTTCTATGAGGAGGTGGCCAACCCGCTGCTGACAGACGTGGAGGTGGGGTACCCCGAGAATGCCATCCTGGGCCTCACCCAGAACACTTACCAGCACTTCTACGACGGCTCTGAGATTGTGGTGGCTGGGCGCCTGGCAGATGAGGACGTGAACAGCTTTAAGGCGGACGTGAAGGGCCACGGG gccatCAATGATCTGACATTCACTGAGAAGCTGGACaggaaggagatggaggaggCCCTGAAGGAGCAGGACTACATTTTTGGGAACTACATTGAGCGGCTCTGGGCCTACCTCACCATCGAGCAGCTGCTGGAGAAACG cAAGAATGCCCATGGCGAGGAGAAGGAGAACTTCACAGCCCAGGCCTTGGACCTGTCCCTCAAGTACCACTTCGTGACTCCACTGACCTCCATGGTGGTGACCAAGCCTGAGGACAACGAGAACAAGACAGCCATTGCCGACAAGCCTGGGGAAG ggcCTGTGGATGCAGAAG TGATCCCCTCCATGGCTTACCTGA CCAACTCCAGGCCTCCCCAGACACCCTACTACG TGGATGGGGACCCCCACTTCATCATCCAAGTTCCAGAGAAGGACGATGCCATCTGCTTCAACATCGACGAAGACCCAGGCACAGTGCTGCGCCTCATTCAGGACCCTGTCACAG GCCTCACAGTTAATGGGCAGATCATTGGTGAGAAGAGAAGCAGCCTGGACTCTCAGACCAGAAAGACTTACTTTGGCAAGCTGGGCATTGCCAATGCTCAGATGGACTTCCAGATTGAGGTGACACTGGAGAGGATCACGCTGTGGCATGGGGCTGCACAGAGCACGTTCAGCTGGCTGGACACAGTCATGGTCACACAGGATGG GCTGTCTGTGACGATCAATAGGAAGAAGAACATGGTGGTCTCCTTTGGAGATGGGGTTACTTTTGTGGTTGTCTTGCATCAGGTTTGGAAGAAACAGCCCATCCACCATGACTTCCTGGGCTTCTATGTGGTGGACAGTCATCGGATGTCAGCACAGACACATGGACTGCTGG GACAATTCTTCCACCCCTTTGACTTTGAAGTGTCTGACGTCCACCCAGGCTCTGACCCCACAAAGCCAGATGCCACAATGGTGGTGAAGAACCATCGGCTGACGGTTACCAG gGGCTCCCAGAAGGACTACAGGAAGGACGTCAGCGTTGGCACAAACGTTGCCTGCTGGTTCGTCCACAACAATGGGCAAGGCCTGATTGACGGCGTCCACAGCGACTACATTGTCCCCAACCTGTTCTGA
- the ITIH3 gene encoding inter-alpha-trypsin inhibitor heavy chain H3 isoform X4 has product MASARWPCLILALLSGVAVSGFPRRLCRLLGKRSLPERVVDGIEVYSTKVHCKVTSRFAHNVVTTRAVNHADTAKEVSFDVELPKTAFITNFTLTIDGVTYPGNVKEKEVAKKQYEKAVSQGKTAGLVKASGRKLEKFTVSVNVAAGSKVTFELTYEELLKRHKGKYEMYLKVQPKQLVKHFEITADIFEPQGISTLDAEASFITNDLLSSALTKSFSGKKGHVSFKPSLDQQRSCPTCTDSLLKGDFIITYDVNRESPANVQIVNGYFVHFFAPQGLPVVPKNVVFVIDVSGSMHGRKMEQTKDALLKILEDVKEDDYLNFILFSGGVTTWKDTLVQATPENIQEARKFVMNIRDQGMTNINDALLRGISMLNKAREEFRVPERSTSIVIMLTDGDANVGESRPEKIQENVRNAIGGKFPLYNLGFGNNLNYNFLERMALENHGLARRIYEDSDANLQLQGFYEEVANPLLTDVEVGYPENAILGLTQNTYQHFYDGSEIVVAGRLADEDVNSFKADVKGHGAINDLTFTEKLDRKEMEEALKEQDYIFGNYIERLWAYLTIEQLLEKRKNAHGEEKENFTAQALDLSLKYHFVTPLTSMVVTKPEDNENKTAIADKPGEGPVDAEVIPSMAYLTNSRPPQTPYYVDGDPHFIIQVPEKDDAICFNIDEDPGTVLRLIQDPVTGLTVNGQIIGEKRSSLDSQTRKTYFGKLGIANAQMDFQIEVTLERITLWHGAAQSTFSWLDTVMVTQDGFGRNSPSTMTSWASMWWTVIGCQHRHMDCWDNSSTPLTLKCLTSTQALTPQSQMPQWW; this is encoded by the exons GTGGTCGATGGCATCGAAGTCTACAGCACCAAGGTCCACTGCAAGGTGACCTCCCGCTTCGCTCACAATGTCGTCACCACCAGGGCCGTCAACCACGCAGACACTGCCAAGGAGGTTTCTTTCGATGTGGAGCTGCCCAAGACAGCCTTCATCACCAACTTCACCTT GACCATTGATGGTGTTACCTACCCTGGGAACGTCAAAGAGAAGGAAGTTGCCAAGAAGCAGTATGAAAAGGCCGTGTCCCAGGGCAAGACAGCTGGCTTGGTCAA GGCCTCTGGGAGGAAGCTGGAGAAATTCACGGTCTCAGTCAATGTGGCTGCAGGCAGCAAGGTCACCTTTGAGCTAACCTACgaggagctgctgaagaggcacaAGGGCAAGTACGAGATGTACCTCAAGGTCCAGCCCAAGCAACTGGTCAAGCACTTTGAG ATCACAGCAGACATCTTCGAGCCCCAGGGCATCAGTACGCTGGATGCTGAAGCCTCATTCATCACCAATGACCTCTTGAGCAGCGCCCTCACCAAGTCCTTCTCAGGGAAAAAG GGCCACGTGTCCTTCAAGCCCAGCTTGGATCAACAACGTTCATGCCCAACGTGTACTGACTCCCTCCTCAAAGGAGATTTTATCATCACCTATGACGTGAACAGAGAGTCTCCAGCCAACGTGCAG ATCGTCAATGGCTACTTTGTGCACTTCTTTGCACCTCAAGGCCTTCCAGTGGTGCCCAAGAACGTGGTCTTCGTGATTGACGTCAGTGGATCCATGCACGGTCGGAAAATGGAGCAG ACAAAGGATGCCCTCCTCAAAATTCTGGAGGATGTGAAAGAGGATGACTACCTGAATTTCATCCTGTTCAGTGGAGGTGTGACCACTTGGAAAGACACTTTAGTTCAAGCCACTCCTGAGAACATCCAGGAGGCCAGGAAATTTGTGATGAATATTCGTGATCAAGGAA TGACCAACATCAACGATGCGCTGCTGAGGGGCATCAGCATGCTGAACAAGGCCCGGGAGGAGTTCAGAGTCCCGGAGAGGAGCACCTCCATCGTCATCATGTTGACCGACGGGGACGCCAATGTGG GTGAAAGCAGACCTGAAAAAATCCAAGAGAATGTGAGGAATGCCATTGGTGGCAAGTTCCCCTTATATAACCTGGGCTTTGGCAACAATCTGAATTATAACTTCCTGGAGCGTATGGCCCTGGAGAACCATGGGCTTGCCCGCCGCATTTATGAGGATTCCGATGCCAACTTGCAGTTGCAG GGCTTCTATGAGGAGGTGGCCAACCCGCTGCTGACAGACGTGGAGGTGGGGTACCCCGAGAATGCCATCCTGGGCCTCACCCAGAACACTTACCAGCACTTCTACGACGGCTCTGAGATTGTGGTGGCTGGGCGCCTGGCAGATGAGGACGTGAACAGCTTTAAGGCGGACGTGAAGGGCCACGGG gccatCAATGATCTGACATTCACTGAGAAGCTGGACaggaaggagatggaggaggCCCTGAAGGAGCAGGACTACATTTTTGGGAACTACATTGAGCGGCTCTGGGCCTACCTCACCATCGAGCAGCTGCTGGAGAAACG cAAGAATGCCCATGGCGAGGAGAAGGAGAACTTCACAGCCCAGGCCTTGGACCTGTCCCTCAAGTACCACTTCGTGACTCCACTGACCTCCATGGTGGTGACCAAGCCTGAGGACAACGAGAACAAGACAGCCATTGCCGACAAGCCTGGGGAAG ggcCTGTGGATGCAGAAG TGATCCCCTCCATGGCTTACCTGA CCAACTCCAGGCCTCCCCAGACACCCTACTACG TGGATGGGGACCCCCACTTCATCATCCAAGTTCCAGAGAAGGACGATGCCATCTGCTTCAACATCGACGAAGACCCAGGCACAGTGCTGCGCCTCATTCAGGACCCTGTCACAG GCCTCACAGTTAATGGGCAGATCATTGGTGAGAAGAGAAGCAGCCTGGACTCTCAGACCAGAAAGACTTACTTTGGCAAGCTGGGCATTGCCAATGCTCAGATGGACTTCCAGATTGAGGTGACACTGGAGAGGATCACGCTGTGGCATGGGGCTGCACAGAGCACGTTCAGCTGGCTGGACACAGTCATGGTCACACAGGATGG GTTTGGAAGAAACAGCCCATCCACCATGACTTCCTGGGCTTCTATGTGGTGGACAGTCATCGGATGTCAGCACAGACACATGGACTGCTGG GACAATTCTTCCACCCCTTTGACTTTGAAGTGTCTGACGTCCACCCAGGCTCTGACCCCACAAAGCCAGATGCCACAATGGTGGTGA